A window from Zavarzinia compransoris encodes these proteins:
- a CDS encoding septal ring lytic transglycosylase RlpA family protein: protein MAATRLLALNWIVAAATAAAVTLGATSAARATDNADDPVSIRDSAVAVSSEVTTPEAAAPAGAARPGPVRDAAGKAGAPVAAAVGGPISDREKIAGSQSERVVREFAGNASWYGPGFHGRRTANGERFDQHELTAAHKTLPFDTRVRVTAIATGRSVIVTINDRGPYIRGRVIDLSAAAATAIGLRDRGVGKVKIEVLEGGPDVDRAIGSRATADREGTAAPRRVTTIIPTN, encoded by the coding sequence ATGGCGGCAACCCGTTTGCTCGCGTTGAATTGGATCGTGGCTGCCGCGACTGCGGCTGCCGTAACCTTGGGCGCCACTTCGGCGGCCCGGGCGACCGACAACGCCGACGACCCGGTCAGTATTCGCGATTCCGCGGTTGCTGTATCGTCTGAAGTTACCACGCCCGAGGCGGCCGCGCCGGCGGGCGCCGCGCGCCCGGGCCCGGTCCGCGACGCCGCCGGCAAGGCGGGGGCGCCCGTCGCCGCCGCGGTCGGCGGCCCGATCAGCGACCGGGAGAAGATCGCCGGTTCGCAGTCCGAACGGGTGGTGCGGGAATTCGCCGGCAATGCCTCCTGGTACGGTCCCGGCTTCCATGGCCGGCGCACCGCCAACGGCGAGCGTTTCGACCAGCACGAGCTGACGGCGGCGCACAAGACCCTGCCCTTCGACACGCGGGTGCGGGTCACCGCCATCGCCACCGGGCGGTCGGTGATCGTCACCATCAACGACCGCGGGCCCTATATCCGGGGCCGCGTGATCGATCTGTCCGCGGCGGCGGCGACGGCCATCGGCCTGCGCGACCGCGGGGTCGGCAAGGTGAAGATCGAGGTGCTGGAAGGCGGTCCGGACGTCGATCGGGCGATCGGTTCGCGCGCCACGGCGGATCGGGAAGGCACGGCGGCGCCGCGCCGCGTGACAACCATCATCCCGACCAATTAA
- a CDS encoding aminotransferase class V-fold PLP-dependent enzyme, with amino-acid sequence MTSANRGGVDLDVGFARAQFPPLANGTAFLENAGGTYVPRQVIDRVTRYMTELQVQPAYGFAASAEAARLIAEGQAVAAAFLNAGTDEVLVGPSTTVNVMVLAAALRPLLAPGDEIVVTNQDHEANSTPWRRLAETGASVREWPIDPVTAELDLDVLRGLVGPRTRLVVMPHCSNIVGTFNDVGAAAAIARAAGALIAVDGVAYAPHRLPDVKALDVDFYYFSLYKTFGPHVGAAYVRRAVVARLAPQNHFFIEEAPKMLNPGGPSHEFTAALPGIADYFEALDQHHFALPVNSLRGRMERLYGLFAAHEDRLGQRLLAGLALLPAIRLIGRPTVDGQRAPTVSFTVAGRDQGEIARILWDQGIAVGQGDFYARRVVTALGLHPGGVIRVSLAHYNDEGDVDRLLAALGRAIS; translated from the coding sequence TTGACTTCGGCTAACAGGGGCGGCGTCGATCTCGACGTCGGTTTCGCGCGGGCGCAGTTTCCGCCGCTCGCCAACGGCACGGCGTTTCTCGAGAATGCGGGCGGCACCTATGTGCCGCGCCAGGTGATCGACCGGGTCACCCGCTATATGACCGAACTGCAGGTGCAGCCGGCCTATGGCTTCGCCGCCTCGGCGGAAGCCGCGCGCCTGATCGCCGAGGGGCAGGCGGTCGCCGCCGCCTTCCTGAACGCCGGCACGGACGAGGTGCTGGTCGGTCCCTCGACCACGGTCAACGTCATGGTGCTGGCGGCGGCGCTGCGGCCCCTGCTGGCGCCGGGCGACGAGATCGTCGTCACCAACCAGGACCACGAGGCGAATTCGACCCCCTGGCGCCGGCTGGCGGAAACGGGGGCGAGCGTGCGCGAATGGCCGATCGATCCGGTCACGGCGGAACTCGACCTCGACGTGCTGCGCGGGCTGGTCGGGCCGCGCACCCGGCTCGTGGTCATGCCCCATTGCTCGAATATCGTCGGCACCTTCAACGATGTCGGGGCGGCGGCGGCGATCGCCCGGGCGGCGGGCGCCCTGATCGCGGTCGACGGTGTCGCCTATGCCCCCCACCGCCTGCCGGACGTGAAGGCGCTGGACGTCGATTTCTATTATTTCAGCCTCTACAAGACTTTCGGCCCCCATGTCGGCGCGGCCTATGTCCGGCGTGCGGTGGTGGCGCGGCTGGCCCCGCAGAATCACTTCTTCATCGAAGAGGCGCCGAAGATGCTGAACCCCGGCGGCCCGTCCCATGAATTCACCGCCGCGCTGCCCGGCATCGCCGATTATTTCGAGGCGCTGGACCAGCATCACTTCGCCCTGCCGGTCAACAGCCTGCGCGGGCGGATGGAACGGCTCTACGGCCTGTTCGCCGCCCATGAGGACCGCCTGGGCCAGCGGCTGCTGGCCGGGCTCGCCCTTCTGCCCGCTATCCGGCTGATCGGCCGGCCCACCGTGGACGGGCAGCGGGCGCCCACGGTTTCCTTCACCGTCGCCGGCCGCGACCAGGGCGAGATCGCCCGCATCCTCTGGGACCAGGGCATCGCTGTCGGTCAGGGGGATTTCTACGCCCGACGCGTGGTCACCGCCCTTGGCCTGCATCCGGGCGGGGTGATCCGGGTCAGCCTCGCCCATTACAACGACGAGGGGGATGTGGACCGCCTGCTGGCCGCCCTCGGCCGGGCGATCAGCTGA
- a CDS encoding flavin monoamine oxidase family protein: MQHDISDATVDVCVIGAGFAGLSAARALVAAGRAVRVIEARDRVGGRTKPGMVAGHRVDLGGQWVGPDHRRLRALAARHGIATEPQFETGAKLIEFGGTVKRYEGLIPAIPLLALIETDRVMKRIERMAAALSASAPWAAAGAADLDRDTVDAWLARHVRTAGARALMAIAVRAVFSAEPAEISMLFFLAYIRASGGLEPLISVRGGAQQDRFRGGLHALSEALADEVGRERLRLGRPVAALEQDAAGVTVHGGGEAPLRCRRAIVTVPLALLPRLQVSPPWPSLRQGLAQRSPMGSVIKCHVAYRTPFWRARGLSGEAVSDRGPFSPIFDGTPEGAGEGILTGFLEGEATRRFTARTPEARRAAVIATLTRLFGPEAAHPIDYAENDWLAEDWSGGCYAGLMAPATLTGFGPVIREAAGRIHFAGTETAIEATGYVEGALESGERAAIEVLAALNQDALNTVS; this comes from the coding sequence ATGCAGCACGACATCAGCGACGCCACGGTCGACGTCTGTGTCATCGGCGCGGGCTTTGCCGGGCTGAGCGCGGCCCGCGCCCTGGTCGCCGCCGGGCGGGCGGTGCGGGTGATCGAGGCGCGCGACCGGGTGGGTGGGCGGACCAAGCCGGGCATGGTCGCCGGCCACCGGGTCGATCTGGGCGGGCAATGGGTCGGGCCCGACCACCGCCGCCTGCGGGCGCTGGCGGCGCGCCACGGCATCGCCACCGAACCCCAGTTCGAGACCGGGGCCAAGCTGATCGAATTCGGTGGCACGGTGAAACGCTACGAGGGCCTGATTCCCGCCATCCCCCTGCTGGCCCTGATCGAGACCGACCGGGTGATGAAGCGGATCGAGCGCATGGCCGCCGCCCTCAGCGCCAGCGCCCCCTGGGCCGCCGCCGGGGCGGCCGATCTCGACCGCGACACGGTCGATGCCTGGCTGGCGCGCCATGTCCGCACGGCAGGCGCCCGCGCCCTGATGGCGATCGCGGTGCGCGCGGTCTTCAGCGCCGAGCCGGCGGAAATCTCCATGCTGTTCTTCCTGGCCTATATCCGCGCCTCCGGCGGGCTGGAGCCGCTGATCTCGGTCCGGGGCGGGGCGCAGCAGGACCGCTTCCGCGGCGGCCTCCACGCCCTGTCCGAAGCCCTGGCGGACGAGGTCGGGCGCGAGCGCCTGCGCCTGGGCCGGCCGGTCGCCGCGCTCGAACAGGATGCGGCCGGGGTCACCGTCCATGGCGGGGGCGAAGCGCCGCTGCGCTGCCGCCGGGCCATCGTCACCGTCCCCCTCGCCCTGCTGCCGCGGCTCCAGGTCTCGCCGCCCTGGCCCAGCCTGCGCCAGGGCCTGGCCCAGCGCAGCCCCATGGGCAGCGTGATCAAATGCCATGTCGCCTATCGCACGCCGTTCTGGCGCGCCCGCGGCCTCTCGGGCGAGGCGGTGTCGGACCGGGGGCCGTTCTCGCCCATCTTCGACGGCACCCCCGAAGGCGCCGGCGAAGGCATCCTGACCGGCTTCCTGGAGGGCGAGGCGACACGCCGCTTCACCGCCCGAACGCCCGAGGCGCGACGCGCGGCGGTGATCGCCACCCTCACCCGCCTGTTCGGGCCCGAGGCCGCCCACCCGATCGACTATGCCGAGAACGACTGGCTGGCCGAGGACTGGTCCGGCGGCTGCTATGCCGGGCTGATGGCGCCGGCGACATTGACCGGCTTCGGCCCGGTGATCCGTGAAGCGGCCGGCCGCATCCATTTCGCCGGCACCGAAACCGCGATCGAGGCCACCGGCTATGTCGAGGGCGCCCTCGAATCGGGCGAACGGGCGGCCATCGAAGTGTTGGCCGCCCTGAATCAGGACGCCCTGAATACCGTCAGCTGA
- a CDS encoding ABC transporter substrate-binding protein has translation MVAIDRRSVLGLGAGAAALALSGLGRRASAAEPVEVRVGFIPVTGVAQLFVLDGLGWAKEQGLNLKLTQFASGPNLIQAVASGGIDAYFAGVGPLIVARQKGIGVKVVAATAVEEVAVLGGKKVAEAVAKGGTLAEAFAAVAKDLGRPVKIATQPKGSVPQTVLLYWIRKVAKIDEATVEVVPLGIEETQQALLAGGVEAATIREPAITVTIEKNPEIKILVAGGQILPNQPGSVFGLTEAFIEKQPAAAQALVDLTVRATEFLQKDPKAAAPLVNAVLGKGLLSVETIEKALVSPGSKFVADPESIVESTKIFQDFQLEIGAIEKAGDLSQLFDASFYKKAVAK, from the coding sequence ATGGTCGCCATCGATCGTCGTTCGGTACTGGGACTGGGGGCGGGCGCCGCCGCTCTGGCGCTGTCGGGCCTGGGGCGCCGGGCCTCGGCGGCGGAGCCGGTCGAGGTGCGGGTGGGCTTCATTCCGGTGACCGGCGTCGCCCAGCTTTTCGTGCTCGACGGTCTCGGCTGGGCCAAGGAACAGGGCCTGAACCTGAAGCTGACCCAGTTCGCCTCCGGCCCCAACCTGATCCAGGCCGTGGCCTCGGGCGGGATCGACGCCTATTTCGCCGGTGTCGGCCCCCTGATCGTCGCCCGCCAGAAGGGTATCGGTGTCAAGGTCGTGGCCGCGACCGCGGTCGAGGAAGTGGCCGTGCTCGGCGGCAAGAAGGTCGCGGAGGCGGTCGCCAAGGGCGGCACTCTGGCCGAGGCTTTCGCCGCCGTCGCCAAGGACCTGGGCCGGCCGGTGAAGATCGCCACCCAGCCCAAGGGCTCGGTGCCGCAGACCGTGCTGCTCTACTGGATCCGCAAGGTCGCCAAGATCGACGAGGCGACGGTCGAGGTCGTGCCCCTCGGCATCGAGGAAACCCAGCAGGCCCTGCTCGCCGGCGGCGTCGAAGCCGCGACCATCCGCGAGCCGGCGATCACCGTCACCATCGAAAAGAACCCGGAGATCAAGATCCTGGTCGCCGGCGGCCAGATCCTGCCGAATCAGCCCGGCTCGGTCTTCGGCCTGACCGAGGCCTTCATCGAGAAGCAGCCGGCCGCCGCCCAGGCCCTGGTCGATCTCACCGTGCGCGCCACCGAATTCCTGCAGAAGGATCCGAAGGCGGCGGCACCGCTGGTCAATGCGGTGCTGGGCAAGGGCCTGCTCTCGGTCGAGACGATCGAGAAGGCCCTGGTCTCGCCCGGCTCGAAATTCGTCGCCGATCCGGAATCGATCGTCGAATCGACCAAGATCTTCCAGGACTTCCAGCTGGAGATCGGCGCGATCGAGAAGGCCGGCGACCTGAGCCAGCTGTTCGACGCCAGCTTCTACAAGAAGGCCGTCGCGAAGTAA
- a CDS encoding ABC transporter permease: MSKGQRGGSLADRPILLAIAGLLGFLGLWEGVTRFGLMSPIFLPPPSSLPQAFWREVSSGIWLDRIGQSLDHYLMGLILGSLLGIGLGIVTGMSRTVEGLTAWVIRVLRPIPGLAWVPFAILWFQISPAAATFIVGVGVFWINYFTTLAAVQGVDGDLIELAESFGYRSRLVKLVKVVLPASTPGILAGVRTGLGQAWMSVVAAELFGVAGLGQRMNEAATLLASDIVVVYMLTMALLYGLVDAAFVLLRNWLLRWRP, translated from the coding sequence ATGAGCAAAGGACAAAGGGGCGGCAGCCTCGCCGACCGGCCGATCCTGCTGGCCATCGCCGGCCTGCTGGGCTTCCTTGGCCTGTGGGAAGGGGTGACGCGCTTCGGCCTGATGTCGCCGATCTTCCTGCCGCCGCCGTCGAGCCTGCCCCAGGCCTTCTGGCGCGAGGTCAGCAGCGGCATCTGGCTCGACCGCATCGGCCAGAGCCTGGACCACTACCTGATGGGGCTGATTCTCGGCTCCCTGCTCGGCATCGGGCTCGGCATCGTCACCGGCATGTCGCGGACGGTGGAGGGGCTGACCGCCTGGGTCATCCGGGTGCTGCGCCCGATTCCGGGCCTCGCCTGGGTGCCTTTCGCCATCCTGTGGTTCCAGATCTCGCCCGCCGCCGCCACGTTCATCGTCGGCGTCGGCGTCTTCTGGATCAATTATTTCACCACCCTGGCGGCGGTGCAGGGGGTGGACGGCGACCTGATCGAACTGGCCGAATCCTTCGGCTATCGCTCGCGCTTGGTCAAACTGGTGAAAGTGGTGCTGCCGGCCTCGACCCCGGGGATTCTCGCCGGGGTGCGCACCGGCCTCGGCCAGGCCTGGATGTCGGTGGTCGCGGCGGAGCTTTTCGGTGTCGCCGGCCTCGGCCAGCGCATGAACGAGGCGGCGACCTTGCTCGCCTCCGATATCGTCGTCGTCTATATGCTGACCATGGCCTTGCTCTACGGCCTTGTGGATGCGGCTTTCGTCCTTCTCCGGAACTGGTTGTTGCGATGGCGCCCCTGA